Proteins from a genomic interval of Bacteroidales bacterium:
- a CDS encoding HAD hydrolase family protein, which produces MKKNLIKVVFTDLDRTLLKNDNTLSERNLAASHDLKEKGIVTVIATGRNILSAKRVLSDNIPFDFLMFSSGSGIMDWQSKDVIYENHLKENEVMKATQILIDYNVDFMVHDLIPENHRFQYWKVSSNNPDFERRICLYKDFVKPLQLPVQPQKASQLLVVLPAGSDGKFNEIQKELDFVKVIRTTSPLDHSSIWLEIFPIGVSKGYSAQWLCKHLSISKEGTLSIGNDFNDIDLLNWTAQSYVVENAPKELKQKYQTTSSNEEDGFAEVVVCILKL; this is translated from the coding sequence ATGAAAAAGAATTTGATAAAGGTAGTTTTCACAGACCTTGATAGAACTTTATTGAAAAATGATAATACGCTTTCTGAAAGGAATCTGGCAGCTTCGCATGACCTGAAAGAAAAAGGAATCGTTACTGTAATCGCAACTGGAAGGAATATTTTATCAGCTAAAAGAGTTCTTTCGGATAATATCCCTTTTGATTTTTTAATGTTCTCTTCAGGAAGTGGTATTATGGATTGGCAAAGCAAAGATGTAATCTATGAAAATCATCTCAAAGAAAATGAAGTTATGAAAGCAACACAAATTTTAATAGATTACAATGTCGATTTTATGGTGCATGATCTTATTCCGGAGAATCACAGATTTCAATATTGGAAAGTTAGCTCAAACAATCCGGATTTTGAAAGAAGAATTTGCCTTTATAAAGATTTTGTAAAACCTTTACAATTGCCAGTACAACCTCAAAAAGCCAGTCAATTGCTTGTTGTATTACCTGCAGGTTCGGATGGCAAATTCAATGAAATCCAAAAGGAACTTGATTTTGTAAAAGTAATTCGCACTACATCCCCATTAGATCATAGCTCGATCTGGTTGGAAATTTTCCCGATAGGCGTTTCCAAAGGGTATTCTGCACAATGGTTATGCAAACATCTTTCTATTTCAAAGGAAGGAACATTAAGCATCGGGAATGATTTTAACGACATCGATCTACTAAACTGGACAGCTCAAAGTTATGTTGTGGAAAATGCTCCGAAAGAGCTTAAACAGAAATATCAGACTACCAGTTCAAATGAAGAAGATGGGTTTGCCGAAGTGGTGGTTTGTATTTTGAAACTATAG